Below is a genomic region from Argopecten irradians isolate NY chromosome 14, Ai_NY, whole genome shotgun sequence.
TACATAATTTTTTTACTTAAGTTACATTAATAAATTGACTGAAGTTTCTGACATAAGTCAGCATTTTAGTTTTGTAAAATATGGGTTAGATTGTTGATTGTTTGAAGTTcaattttttaatgtttcagaaaaaaatacttcGACTTTTGCAAAgcattacattattgtatatgaACAATGCAAGCACATAGCTGGAAAGCAAGTGATATGCATCTCTTAACTCAAAATCCAAGGTGATGATGAAAAAGATAACTACATGTGCATACTATACAGCTAATATTGGCATAGTGCTTGCATCTACCATAACTTTATGCAGTAAACATTTCAtccaaaattatttcaaattcttgGGCCAGCATCAGAATTGTCTAATTGATCAAAGCCTGGGTAGATTCTTGTTCATGTCGAGATCTGACCGATGTTTGACCACCCACAGACCGAGTAAATAGGATCCTTAGAAGCTGTTTCATTTTCTGAAAAGCTGAATAATTTTCATATGATTCATTGATCAAGGTAAGATTCATTCTGCTTTCAAACACGGGTCAGAATCTTAACATCATAAAATAGCCCAGACTTTCATCAGCTCGGTTTCAACAAATGTCCTTTTTCCTTCGATCTTTTTTATCCACTCCTTATGTCCTGTTTTCTTCTGTCTTTTCCATCCATTCTTTGAACCCTCCGGCATACTGTCTTGCCCTAAAATGATtacaaataaatgttaatattgaAGTTTTGCAGCTGAAATTTGAGCTTCCAATTTCGATTAACAGCTTACCGTCGTTAcagtttttattaaattaatcaTAATGACTTTCGGAAACTTTTCATTCCTAATCATTAAATATTTCCATgaagattttcaaaatgttatttgGACAGTAATAAGtcacaattaagtagcaattctatataatgaaacatttgttgtatatatttctACAGTATGCATAATATGAATTACagatttttctttatatatatatttatcatgttACATATGAAGTGAAAAAGTGTATCTTTGTAAAACAGAATCAACAACATGGTGAAATAATTGAGACAAGAATGAAGATGAAATgattaattatgaaatatttatgaaacAAACACTGTAGCAAGTTTGTTTGcagaaaataaatatcatattctCAAGAAATAGAGAGCAGCAAATTTATATTCTGTAAACAAAAGCATATAagtataatttgttttactaATGGGTAAGAATAGAAGCCTTAATTATTTGTATCAATAGAATTTAACTTTTGCTTATACACTTCCACCAGATTAGGCATGAGCAGTAATCATAAagaaatttcaaatgaaaacatgCAAGTGACTAGTCTGTAGTCATGATAATGAGAAACAAACAGAATGGGCTCCTGGACATATCTCCACACAggaaaatttataaaaagtgaAATATACTTTGACCTTTTACCTTTGCACTCGAAGCCAATTTAACTGTTACAATTAATTCTAAAACTTATTTTCTTCCTAAACTATCATTATTAAACCATGACATGCCATTACAGAGACAAGTTTCATATACTGTATTTGAAGAAATTATCCTAAATTATAatattctgttttatatattaaatttcaaattatttaaagcATACTTGCTTTTAAATATTGATCTATTACTGGTATTCTTCAACATATCTCTTCCGTTATGAATCCGGTGAGATTGTTGACTTCTCATTTTGAACACACTTACTTCGTATAACCAATTTCATGTGCTATAGTCATGGCTTTGAAACTTCTAATACCAGCGTGACAGGCAAATACTATGTTGTCATCGTCAAACTCAGGCTTGTCACGACCATATAAGGCCTTAAACGTGTGTGGAGCCATGTCGAGAGCCGATCCCAGTTGTCCCACTACAAACATGCAACACCGTATAGAAAGAGAAATGGGATGAGGCAAAGATCTAGAGATAAGCTACCAAATCAGGCCTCAACTTCATGAAAGTCCCAACcttaattcattcacccctgaagacacatttaggctcttctaaatggAAGAaaagaccagtccattatggaatttcaggggtgaaagagttatggaaatattgaaaaattaccCTTGAGAAATTTAAAGCTTAAAGAAGTTAACGAAAGTTCCTTAAGAACTTTTGTTGCTAACTTCTCTAATACTTTTCTATTTAAGGAGAATTTTAATTTAAGACTTtccttaagttaaggaatgttcatgaaattggGGCCTGGTCATGACCATGATGATAATTAGGGTCACCTGGAACAAACATTTGGATGTAAATGAAtatcttcaaaacatttcaatctttaatttttgataaaacTTTTAGTTGCTGTTCACAGCAGCTAATGAATAAATGCCAGGAAATGTGTTTTCCGAGCTTGAGGCATATAagataatttttcattcatttgtagataaatattaaatgatcaaattttggaaaatatcGTTCAGGAATGTTTGCAGGCATAGGTAACCCTTAAGCATCCTCATCATCATGAGAAGCTCCAGAAGACATGTTTGATATCAGCTTCAGGAAATCATGGATACAATATGATATTCCATCAACTAGatgtaagggaaataactcttacaATACTACAAGGAAGTGCATGACAATAGCCAATACCCATCAAATCTTGCTATATTCAATCCATGTCTGATTGCATTGAGACCTCTTTGATTTGACTGTTAATTAAACATGTGCTGATAAATAAATTCATCAATATAGTTTACAGTAAATTACATTGCCTTATCCGGTACCTCTTAGGACTTTTCTTTGTAACCATTACTAAAAAGTACAAATGAACCATTGAACCATTAAACATAGTAAGTATTGGATATTGGCcattgtaatgatatatatattaataagtaTTGTGTCAAAcacattttcaattaatttgcACACAGCTTTTTAATcgtcaaaattaaaattaagatgacagtttgatatttttgtttctaaTATCAATCATTTGTGGGAAGTTTTTgccaatacatacatgttttttcttttaatttaatttttatgaaGACAAGAGAAAGAATTTGCcagttttgatttaatttatataatcaaTTAACCAGTAATTAAATTGATATAGTGCAAATGTAGAGAAAATGAGTTATATACATGTGCCACACCAAATGAGAAGTATACATGCGTAaagtctacatatatatacgagCATGTACTTTTTGAATCCCATTTTATGAGCTATTTCCAGAGCTGTGTTGCTTTTGATGGGTCCGAAGCCAACAAAGACTAAATGTTCGTCGTGTGGCCGAGGTTTAGGTGTCTTAAACATTTCTGAGAAGTGTTCATCATTTAACAGGAGGCTTTCTTTCAGACAACTGACTGAGGAAGGAAAGAACGGCAAAAATCAGTACATGACAAGATCAGTAaggccaaacaaaaaaatattcatgtttCTGGCAACCCATGGCAAACCGACTCAATTACAAATCAGTGCCCACTCAAAAACCTTTTTATCAGTTTTGCATTACAGCAAATAAATAACAACCTTTGCTCAAAATCTTCTGCAAGAAACAaggatgaagagaaaaaaattttgaaaaaattaataAGAAAAATATTCCTACCTAGAGACCCTTCTTTTTTAAGCGGTGTTACCGGAAACAagaacattgttttatttggccTAAGAATTAAGtacaatataatacattctTAGAAACAACGGAgcaaatttcattatttttaaacagagcaaatttcaattatttttaaacagaGCAAATTTCAAGTACTACATTTTACCAAAAATTCATCAATTACATGCAGAGCcaaaatttcatgtgaaattacAGTATTTTACAGAGGGTACTCTTGGGCTTCAGGAAACCTTCAACACACCCGCACCCCTCCTCCCTCCCACGATAGTTCTCTGGATCCAATTTTGTACTTGTCTAGACATTCAAAGCGCATTACATACAAATGCCTGTTGATGTCCACTGATACATCTGACGCAACAGGGTATTATCATTGTCTACTGGTATAATATCAGGATCAATATGTCAACTCCTTGACCCGTAATCTGTTTTGCTGACATTGTATTTGCTGCGATAAGCAAACCTCTCCTGTTAGTTATTTAAGTTACCTATATAGCTAGAGATTTGATTTTGGATGACAGCATTTATACCATTAAATCATACTCCCTTCCCAAAAGAAATGTttatgaccaaatttggttaaaattgaCTTAATGAATATTAGTGTTTGATTTTAGGAATGTCGACGCACAATAGACATATTGCAATATATgccaaatgaataattatattcaCAGATTTTTACATGGTATGTATCACCTTTCATAATCAAGAGTAACTGAAAAGAGACTTGGCCCCATATGACCTTgcttgtcgatgggccgtaaaactcaaataaacaaaataaaagggTCCAGCACAAAGTTTTTATACAATTGCAATAAAATTGAAGTTTATAGTAtaacttcaatttttttttcatcttttgttATCCTATCTTTCCATGCCTTGTGCgtaaattatgataaatatggtTCTATAACTCATCACATTTTCTTGAACATTAGCTTGTTGATCGTATGAATACTCTGTAATGTTACTTTCACTGCTGACCTTATGACATGTCAGTGACTGGATTAATGCTAATAGGCTTTAAGAACATCTGGGTTCTGTAGTCGCATTTAGCATTACTAAGATTTAAGACATGTATGTAGCTACCATACTCGACCCAGTAAGATACTGAACACAGTCTTGTATAATCATATAACcacattgtaaaaatattaaagagtatatatatatatgtacatatatgtatgcataATCTGTCTAGATATGTTTCATATATGAAGAttgaaaaaaattttttttttaaaaatcctgTTGCTTTTCGTCATTacagtatatgtacatgtatacagtatgcTTACTGTGCACCATTCATGTGAGCAACTGAGCATTGTGTCTAGAAGCCCAGACAGACAATACAATCACTGTACCAAAATGACATGTATTGACTTTGTGTGATAAAAGGTTTGTTGTTGTATTCCTTTGTGACACCTATACTTCATGCGTCAGTTGTGGACATGAATTGGGATGTGAGGAATGTGTTTGGTGCTGTATAATAAACTCAGTCACATGTGTGAATGGTACAATCCCAAACATATGTAAACACTTTTGTTAACAGAAGGTGAGTTGTACGTATATAATATACACCTACACAGAGACTTACGTAGGTAAATACAGACTTACGTTAATGTTCCATAAATAAGTGGGACAGATGTTATATCTAGATCTCCTTACATTAAATGTCAAATCTTTAAGCTGAATGTAGACATGATTATATTGTAAACAACTTATTTTTAAGCCTTTCAAACTGAGATGCAACTTTCGTTTTCTTCAAATTAATTCAGGTATAAGTCAAGGATATttagacaaatatataattattggtaTGTTAAAAAACAACTTCCTGAGTTTAGGATATTTGGACAAATATGTATTACTATATTTATCAGGTTAAAAAACAACTTCCTCTTTCTTCAAATTAACAATGAGTTTAGGATATTTGGACAAATATGTATTACTATATTTATCAGGTTAAAAAACAACTTCCTCTTTCTTTAACTATGAGTTAATAGGGATATTTGgaaaatttgatatacaattCAGAATTATTTCTTGAACAGTCATTGTCGTGTGTGATTGTGTAGGCGTTGGAATTCTGTAATTAGCAAAGGCATTTATACATTATCTCTACATATTCACCATAAATAGCAGTTAATTGAATCTACCCTGGTAAATAAAAGTTCATATCATATTGTCCATGATGTGATGTTTATTTACATCTACTCCAAGTATGGAGATAATATCCCACCACCTGCCCTATAGAAATACTAATTCCATCCATGGATTCCTAATTTATAACTCTAGTAGTTATTACCAATATCTGTCTGTGTATATTCACATACCCtgaatatataaaatgtcaCAATTCAAACACCTGGTGCACAAATCTTGGTTTCAAATGGTTGGTTTGTAAGTAAAGATGAATAGATAAACATATAGCATGTTtcaatgaaattaatatttaagaatgatatatatttacatccaTATTTCTAGCTTATTTGACATAGCTGAATGCTTTAAAATATTACCAGTGTAATAGAacagtatattttgttttttctccAAATTCCCTTCAAGGATATAAAACAATCCCATAAGCAAAGGGAGAAAATCTATCAACTAATGCAAAGAAAAGCTCCCCCTAGTGTTTAAAAACACCATTTTATCATGTTTCAGATCACATCTGATAGAATTTGAACTAAAAGCTATTGTTAAATTCAAGAATTTGGAAATCCTCCTAAAACAGGAAGAATAGTATCCCGGCTCTTTGGTCCTTGTCTATATACTTACGAGGAATATTAAGTGCGGTAGGGAACTCTCCTTGCTGAACAAGCTCCTTGGGTTCTCGGACATCGATAAGTTGTAGGTTCCCACTGCCGAGGAGTGCCAGGATTTCATCAAAATTCAAATCTGTCCTCTTTACACAATTGCTGTCATGGCGGCAAAAAtctgaaaaacaaatttatcaACTTATATTTCAATTGTGTCTATGTGTATATAACTAATTCTTAAGATGTAACTTACcgggtacatgtatttcttctTGAAGTTGATAATGAAGAAGTAACTGATGATATTCTCATCAATGatggttttttatttttttttttattttgttgtaaaaatttttttttggcAGATTTATACTTAATTAATTATTGCTgtacaataataattaattattaagtATACATacatctgtaaaaaaaaatcgcAAAAAGACTGTTGCAATATGCCTTTTAACCAACTGGAACtgacattcatatttttttactacatgtatacaatatcaatTATCAAGTCTAAGAGATAAGACAATAGTACACTGTACATGCATTAAATTTTTATATGTCCAGAAAAGCCTAATTtctttgtattgtttttaaatgtcAGCAACCTTTCAAAAATCTGTATACAGACCTGACGATCATTCTTTTCAGAGACAAAGCTTAAGGCAAAGTAGCTCTACAGAGAATAATTCTGCCATTTCTTTGGGGATCCCCCCATTTCACCAAACAACTTTTCACAAATCTGTATCTGTATACAGGTGACTTTATTCTTTTTAACTGAATTTTCAGAGACAAAGCTATAGGCAGGTCAATGCCCGAAATAAAAAACTTTCCAAACAAACGTGACTCAGGTATTGATGTGCATGTTTTCTCACGGCTCCGTCGACTGACATGCACTCAGTAATTATGTAATCAGACTTAGTACTATATAAGTCCTGATAGCCCTTGGCACTGTCGTCACTTTCCACCAATGAATTACAcactttttcttcatttatacTACATGCATTGACAGCTATTACACCAGATGCACTTCAAAATCTACAGCAAAAAGTCGAAAACTGCATCCAACTGATCATGAATCACACGAAATGACTGGCAGAAATAGCTTTTTTAAAATTCTGCACAGATGCAACTTGTAATGCTCTTTACTTGATAAGATATAAAATATCAGATTGAACATGAGATTTTAATGATGTTTGAACTTCTTAGATAGTGCAGATGTCATATTCACACCTGACCACCTCGTCAATAGTGTAAGCAGAATTCTCAAATCGGGTGCAAGATGATGCTAAAAAGTCAGaagatttaatttattaatttaaaataattttatttgacacatatGCATCACTCGTATTAAGTGTTTAGTTTCATTTCACTTAAAGACTAAAAGGCTCTAAATTGAAGCCACTTTAAACATTCAAGtatcaattttacaaaatgCAAGTCACAAATTATGACAAGAGGTCAATGATTTGAATCAACACCCAAAGTTGTATTGGAATATTAACTAATACTTCAATGATCATCatgaatatatttattcaaataccAATTACCTTATCCCTGGAGTAAATATTGagtaaattaagtaattttatAATTGCAAGTGGCAGTTCAAGACCTTTTTCAAATTCAACAGTTACAATGAAATTAGCAAGCAAACTAATGAAAATATTCAGAAAATGAAAAGGTGTCCAAATTGACTTATGAAATCACTACACTTTTGCAATACCTATCTATGCCAAAATTATATGAGTTTTTTTCTTCACATACTCTCAACCTGTCAGAAATAATTTCTTAATTAGTACCAAACGTAATTTGGGTAAAAATTGTATGTGAAAGTTTACCACCACCTGAGCTGTACATAGACAATAATAAGGTAAATTTGTGATCACAGCTCACTTAATTAACGAAGGATTCTTTCAAGAAAATTAATTGATTGACAAGGTTTATTTTTATCAAGATTACAGCTCACTTAATTAACGAAGGATTCTTTcatgaaa
It encodes:
- the LOC138306985 gene encoding thiosulfate:glutathione sulfurtransferase-like; amino-acid sequence: MASFSSTRRLLQRRQISAILNLIKTQSNFAAARVSTPKVLTTLHGKSSCSKTKSQKDFCRHDSNCVKRTDLNFDEILALLGSGNLQLIDVREPKELVQQGEFPTALNIPLSCLKESLLLNDEHFSEMFKTPKPRPHDEHLVFVGFGPIKSNTALEIAHKMGFKKARQYAGGFKEWMEKTEENRT